Proteins co-encoded in one Gammaproteobacteria bacterium genomic window:
- a CDS encoding cobalt ABC transporter permease, translating to MHIPDGFINGTTSVGAGLVAAGGLAAGLKQAGRRLADRHVPLAGLAAAFIFAAQMINFPVGAGTSGHLIGGGLAAVLLGPWLATVVLSVVLGVQALIFADGGVSALGLNIINMAILAPWSAWLLFKLMRSVLPSTQRVVTVSAGIAAAFSVVVASLGFVAEYAIGGTGGAPVKTVLLAMGGVHVLIGIGEGLITAVIVAAVLAARPDIVAGAEDLLAISSRPSHKIGRFVAAGFGVALLVAAFLSPFASSSPDGLERVAADQGFAETAQPGIVEERSPLAGYEFGGEGGLATAVAGVAGVGITFGLGYVVVRLRRRARG from the coding sequence ATGCACATCCCGGACGGTTTCATCAACGGAACCACGTCCGTCGGTGCGGGTCTGGTCGCTGCCGGGGGGCTCGCAGCCGGGCTGAAGCAGGCCGGCCGTCGGCTCGCCGATCGCCATGTACCCTTGGCCGGACTCGCCGCCGCATTTATCTTCGCCGCGCAGATGATCAACTTCCCTGTCGGAGCAGGGACGTCCGGGCATTTGATCGGTGGCGGGCTCGCCGCGGTGCTTCTCGGTCCGTGGCTCGCAACGGTTGTCCTGTCGGTGGTCCTCGGTGTGCAAGCCCTCATCTTCGCCGACGGAGGAGTGTCCGCACTCGGCTTGAACATCATCAATATGGCGATTCTCGCGCCGTGGTCCGCATGGCTTCTCTTCAAACTGATGCGTTCGGTTCTTCCGTCAACGCAACGGGTGGTGACCGTCTCGGCCGGCATCGCGGCAGCCTTTTCGGTGGTCGTTGCCTCTCTCGGCTTCGTGGCGGAGTACGCCATCGGAGGGACCGGTGGGGCGCCCGTCAAGACGGTCCTGCTCGCAATGGGAGGCGTGCACGTCCTGATCGGTATCGGGGAAGGTCTGATCACGGCCGTGATCGTTGCCGCAGTACTCGCCGCGAGACCGGACATCGTCGCAGGCGCGGAAGATCTGCTCGCTATTTCGTCACGGCCCTCTCACAAGATCGGACGGTTCGTCGCCGCAGGGTTCGGGGTGGCACTGCTGGTGGCAGCGTTCCTCAGCCCCTTTGCGAGCAGCAGCCCGGACGGACTGGAGCGAGTTGCCGCAGATCAGGGTTTTGCGGAGACGGCACAGCCTGGAATCGTAGAAGAACGTTCTCCGCTGGCTGGTTACGAATTCGGAGGTGAAGGTGGTCTCGCGACCGCGGTGGCCGGCGTTGCCGGCGTAGGGATCACGTTCGGCCTCGGCTACGTGGTCGTGCGGCTGCGGCGGCGAGCCAGGGGATGA
- a CDS encoding ATP-binding cassette domain-containing protein, whose product MSTPALEVRDLSFSYPDGRKALDKADFHIHPGERVALLGPNGAGKTTLVLHLNGILRPSAGTVRVAGLEVTEANLMEIRRRVGLVFQDPDDQLFMPTVRRDVAFGPANFGVSGEDLDRRVLTALASVGMEAEIDRVPHHLSLGERRRVAVATVLAMEPEILVLDEPSSNLDPAGRRELGSILTHLDITMLMVTHDLAYALELCERTIVMNEGRIVADGPTSQVLADHDLLSANRLEMP is encoded by the coding sequence ATGAGCACCCCGGCTCTGGAAGTTCGAGACCTCAGCTTCTCTTATCCGGACGGACGCAAGGCGCTCGACAAGGCGGACTTCCACATCCACCCGGGGGAACGTGTTGCCCTACTGGGTCCGAACGGGGCAGGCAAAACCACCCTGGTGCTGCACCTCAACGGGATCTTGCGGCCGAGCGCCGGAACGGTCCGTGTCGCCGGACTCGAAGTCACCGAAGCGAACCTCATGGAGATCCGACGAAGGGTGGGTCTCGTCTTCCAGGACCCGGACGATCAGTTGTTCATGCCCACCGTTCGCAGAGATGTCGCATTTGGACCCGCCAACTTCGGGGTCTCCGGAGAGGACCTGGATCGGCGCGTGCTCACCGCCTTGGCGTCGGTGGGGATGGAGGCGGAGATCGACCGGGTACCGCACCATCTGAGTCTGGGAGAACGCCGGCGTGTGGCGGTTGCGACCGTCCTCGCCATGGAACCCGAGATCCTCGTTCTGGACGAGCCTTCGTCGAATCTCGATCCGGCCGGACGCAGGGAACTCGGATCCATCCTTACGCATCTGGACATCACCATGTTGATGGTCACGCACGATCTTGCGTACGCTCTCGAGTTGTGCGAACGGACGATCGTGATGAATGAAGGCAGGATCGTTGCAGACGGGCCGACGAGCCAGGTTCTCGCAGATCACGATCTCCTCTCGGCGAATCGCCTCGAGATGCCCTAG
- a CDS encoding acyl-CoA dehydrogenase: MSSAPDPNDFLAIDSLLSDEERMIRDTVRQFVTDYVLPDVADWFEAGTFPKELVARMGELGLLGMHLEGYGCAGTSAVDYGLACLELEAGDSGIRSFVSVQGSLAMFPIWKYGSEEQKHQWLPRMAAGEVIGCFGLTEPDAGSDPAGMRTRARRDGGDWVLNGTKMWITNGGIADMALVWAVTDEGVRGFIVPTDSSGFAANNIDRKLSLRASVTSELVLDDVRLPAEAVLPGVTGLRGPLSCLTEARYGILFGAMGAARSCYEAALDYSKERRQFGAPLAAFQLTQKKLVDMLVAVNRGTLLALHLGRLKDGGGLTHEQVSFGKFDNVRNALEVARTARGILGANGITLEYPVIRHMNNLESVYTYEGTNEIQTLILGNAITGVPAFRAP; the protein is encoded by the coding sequence ATGAGCAGCGCCCCCGACCCGAATGACTTCCTGGCAATCGATTCTCTCCTCTCGGACGAGGAGAGAATGATCAGGGATACTGTCCGGCAGTTCGTCACAGATTATGTTCTGCCCGACGTCGCCGATTGGTTTGAGGCAGGAACATTCCCGAAGGAACTCGTAGCCAGGATGGGAGAGCTCGGCTTGCTGGGCATGCACCTCGAGGGCTACGGCTGTGCGGGAACATCAGCGGTCGACTACGGCCTCGCCTGCCTCGAATTGGAGGCAGGCGATTCGGGCATTCGGTCCTTTGTGTCGGTCCAGGGATCTCTTGCCATGTTCCCCATCTGGAAGTACGGATCGGAGGAACAGAAGCACCAGTGGCTTCCCCGGATGGCTGCCGGTGAGGTCATCGGCTGCTTCGGCCTCACCGAACCCGACGCCGGCAGCGACCCGGCCGGCATGCGCACCAGAGCGCGAAGAGACGGTGGCGACTGGGTGTTGAACGGAACGAAGATGTGGATCACGAACGGCGGCATCGCGGATATGGCCCTCGTATGGGCCGTCACCGACGAGGGGGTACGCGGGTTCATTGTTCCCACGGACAGTTCCGGGTTCGCCGCGAACAACATCGACAGGAAGCTGTCGTTACGAGCGTCCGTCACCTCTGAGCTGGTGCTCGACGATGTGCGGTTGCCCGCCGAAGCGGTGCTTCCGGGGGTCACGGGTCTGCGCGGGCCGCTGTCGTGTCTGACCGAAGCTCGCTATGGGATCCTCTTCGGAGCGATGGGCGCCGCGCGCTCGTGCTACGAGGCGGCGCTCGACTACTCGAAAGAGCGACGCCAGTTCGGCGCACCACTTGCCGCGTTTCAACTGACACAGAAGAAGCTCGTGGACATGCTCGTGGCCGTCAACCGGGGAACGCTGCTGGCGCTGCACCTCGGCCGGCTCAAGGATGGCGGTGGACTCACCCACGAGCAGGTGAGTTTCGGTAAGTTCGACAACGTCCGCAACGCACTCGAAGTCGCTCGCACGGCGCGCGGAATCCTTGGTGCAAATGGGATCACTCTCGAATACCCGGTGATTCGCCACATGAACAACCTGGAGTCCGTCTACACGTATGAAGGCACCAACGAGATCCAGACGTTGATTCTCGGCAATGCGATCACCGGAGTGCCGGCCTTCCGGGCACCGTGA
- the cbiQ gene encoding cobalt ECF transporter T component CbiQ, whose translation MSGFHTHALYRHEHSVLHDLPAQVKVSALVLFVAAVVATPREAFWAFAFEGALLVAGLVVARIPFGFVLRRLVIEVPFIVFAVLMPFLGAGDRTSVLGLSLSVAGLWGAWTILAKGTLGLSASVLMAATTEIPDILGGLERLRVPRLVTAIAGFMVRYLDVIAGELRRMRVAMAARGYDPTWVGQAGPIAASAGALFVRSYERGERVHQAMLARGYTGIMPASNTAAATSKDWMVGSVIPLLAWVAAGAALMMR comes from the coding sequence ATGAGTGGCTTTCACACACATGCCCTGTACCGGCATGAGCACAGCGTGCTGCATGACCTCCCGGCACAGGTGAAGGTCTCGGCGCTCGTACTGTTCGTCGCCGCCGTGGTCGCAACGCCCCGCGAAGCCTTCTGGGCGTTTGCGTTCGAAGGGGCCCTACTCGTGGCTGGACTTGTCGTGGCGCGTATTCCGTTCGGTTTCGTGCTGCGCCGTCTTGTCATCGAGGTCCCGTTCATCGTCTTTGCCGTCCTCATGCCCTTCCTCGGCGCGGGCGACCGGACCTCCGTTCTCGGGTTATCCCTCTCGGTGGCAGGGCTGTGGGGTGCATGGACGATCTTGGCCAAGGGAACACTCGGATTGTCGGCATCGGTCCTGATGGCTGCGACAACCGAGATCCCCGATATCCTCGGTGGCCTCGAGCGCCTGCGGGTGCCCCGGTTGGTGACTGCGATTGCAGGATTCATGGTTCGGTACCTCGACGTGATCGCGGGGGAGCTACGACGGATGAGAGTGGCGATGGCCGCACGAGGCTACGACCCGACTTGGGTCGGTCAGGCGGGGCCGATCGCAGCCTCTGCCGGTGCGCTCTTCGTGCGTTCCTATGAGCGGGGCGAGCGGGTCCACCAGGCAATGCTCGCCAGGGGTTACACCGGGATCATGCCGGCCTCCAACACCGCCGCGGCGACCTCGAAGGACTGGATGGTAGGTTCTGTGATCCCCCTGCTGGCCTGGGTGGCCGCCGGCGCCGCGTTGATGATGCGATGA